In one window of Tripterygium wilfordii isolate XIE 37 chromosome 1, ASM1340144v1, whole genome shotgun sequence DNA:
- the LOC120000946 gene encoding glucan endo-1,3-beta-glucosidase 12-like, which yields MLKMVLPALLFILCFLGLTGAGQESIELLKLYDTEVLKESSHSGIPIAVSVNSEDLNEVSSSVLMAESWLRTHVLAHFPKTKITTIVVGDGVLCQKDQELLGQVLPSLKNIHYSLTRWGLEREIKVSAFFSYCCFHQESALFRDDLARKVTKPLLGFLHTINSTFSLNPPPNVSPLSKETLSLISSSSDSMKKLGFLGLNRVNVLVTSPKQETVISRKLSSIESKLVKPHPARPTPLPEISKSPLHSFTDFSVPATVIKSPIVPLPHTFSIPPLSFPHDPPPPRSSPQAYPPPLSFPRASPPPMTFPFAPELPPGMGFATPPYGFTLPPCAPTEAAAPAPGNGMVQRLWCVAKPSVPSETLQLAMDYACGEGGADCYEIMPQGSCFYPDTVVAHASYAFNSYWQKTKRNGGTCNFDGTAMLINADPSFLHCSFVLR from the exons ATGTTGAAGATGGTATTGCCAGCCCTTCTTTTCATTCTCTGTTTTCTGGGTCTTACTG GTGCAGGTCAAGAATCTATTGAGCTACTTAAGCTCTATGACACAGAGGTACTTAAAGAGTCTTCCCACTCTGGGATTCCAATAGCAGTTTCTGTGAACAGTGAAGACCTTAATGAAGTTTCCAGCAGTGTTTTGATGGCTGAGAGTTGGCTGAGGACCCATGTTCTAGCTCATTTTCCTAAAACCAAAATCACCACCATTGTTGTGGGTGATGGTGTTCTCTGTCAAAAAGACCAAGAACTCTTGGGTCAAGTTCTGCCATCTCTCAAGAACATCCATTACTCTCTTACCAGGTGGGGTTTggaaagagaaatcaaggtgTCTGCCTTTTTCTCCTATTGTTGCTTCCATCAAGAGTCTGCTCTTTTCAGAGATGATTTGGCTAGGAAAGTAACTAAGCCTCTACTAGGGTTTCTTCACACTATAAACTCTACTTTCTCGCTGAACCCACCTCCAAATGTCTCCCCATTATCAAAGGAAACTCTGAGTTTAATCTCTTCCTCCTCAGATTCCATGAAAAAGCTTGGATTTTTGGGACTCAACAGGGTCAATGTTCTAGTCACTTCCCCAAAACAGGAAACAGTCATTAGCAGAAAACTTTCAagcattgaatccaagcttgtcAAGCCACACCCTGCAAGGCCAACCCCCTTACCTGAAATCTCAAAATCTCCACTTCATTCCTTCACTGATTTCTCTGTGCCTGCCACTGTAATCAAAAGCCCCATTGTTCCACTACCCCATACTTTTTCAATACCACCATTATCTTTTCCTCATGATCCTCCCCCTCCCAGATCCTCCCCCCAAGCTTATCCACCCCCATTGTCTTTCCCACGCGCCTCTCCTCCACCAATGACCTTTCCTTTCGCACCAGAACTACCTCCTGGTATGGGTTTTGCAACTCCCCCTTATGGTTTTACATTGCCTCCCTGTGCTCCAACTGAGGCGGCAGCACCGGCTCCAGGGAATGGGATGGTGCAAAGACTCTGGTGTGTGGCTAAGCCTAGTGTTCCCTCAGAGACACTACAGTTGGCAATGGATTATGCATGTGGTGAAGGTGGTGCCGATTGTTATGAGATTATGCCTCAAGGGAGCTGTTTCTATCCTGACACTGTTGTTGCTCATGCTTCTTATGCCTTCAACAGCTACTGGCAGAAGACCAAGAGAAATGGAGGTACTTGCAACTTTGACGGGACTGCTATGCTTATCAATGCTGATCCAA GTTTCCTTCACTGCAGTTTTGTTCTTCGCTAG
- the LOC120000951 gene encoding uncharacterized protein LOC120000951, with amino-acid sequence MDPRHTGEMLKHLEKQNELLKDSYKSMSYELHKLQVEEEMLMRKFYELMTAHGLTKKGGDGNVSDNGKSGHSTALVNATSSEQ; translated from the exons ATGGATCCTCGACATACCGGAGAGATGCTCAA GCATTTGGAGAAGCAGAATGAGTTGCTAAAGGATTCCTATAAATCAATGTCATATGAATTGCATAAACTTCAG GTAGAAGAAGAAATGTTGATGCGCAAATTTTATGAGCTTATGACTGCTCACGGTCTGACGAAAAAG GGTGGAGATGGTAACGTTTCAGATAATGGCAAAAGTGGGCACTCAACTGCCTTGGTTAATGCCACTAGCAGTGAACAATAG
- the LOC120000264 gene encoding calcium-transporting ATPase 2, plasma membrane-type-like isoform X2 — protein sequence MESFNLENFDVQAKHTSEEALEKWRKLVGVVKNPKRRFRFTANLSKRYEAAAMRRSNQEKLRIAVLVSKAAFQFIQGVSPSDYTVPEDVKDAGYQICADELGSIVEGHDVKKLKFHGGVEGIGKKLSTSTEKGLTIDGDIVRRQEIFGINKFAESELRSFWVYVWEALQDMTLMILGVCALVSLLVGIAMEGWPKGAHDGLGIVASILLVVFVTATSDYRQSLQFRDLDKEKKKITVQVTRNGFRQKLSIYDLLPGDIVHLAIGDQVPADGLFVSGFSVLIDESSLTGESEPVMVSAENPFMLSGTKIQDGSCKMLVATVGMRTQWGKLMATLSEGGDDETPLQVKLNGVATIIGKIGLFFAVVTFAVLVQSLFSRKWQEGSHFSWSGDEALEILESFAVAVTIVVVAVPEGLPLAVTLSLAFAMKKMMNDKALVRHLAACETMGSATTICSDKTGTLTTNHMTVVKACISMNVQEVSKSSSLSSEIPDSAIKLFIQSIFNNTGGEVVVNKDGKHEILGTPTETALLEFALSLGGDFHAERKASKLVKVEPFNSTKKRMGVVLELPGGGLRAHTKGASEIVLAGCDKAINSNGEVVPLDETSINYLNVTINEFANETLRTLCLAYMELENGFLPENSLPTSGYTCIGIVGIKDPVRPGVKESVAVCHSAGITVRMVTGDNINTAKAIARECGILTNDGIAIEGPDFREKSQEELLDLIPKIQVMARSSPLDKHMLVKQLRTTFEEVVAVTGDGTNDAPALHEADIGLAMGIAGTEVAKESADVVILDDNFSTIVTVAKWGRSVYINIQKFVQFQLTVNVVALIVNFSSACLTGNAPLTAVQLLWVNMIMDTLGALALATEPPNDELMKRTPVGRKGNFISNVMWRNILGQSLYQFIVIWQLQAKGKALFNLDGPDADLNLNTLIFNSFVFCQIFNEISSREMEEIDVFKGILDNYVFVTVLSCTFFFQIIIVEFLGTFANTMPLTFSQWFLSMFIGFLGMPIAAGLKMIPV from the exons ATGGAGAGTTTCAATTTGGAGAACTTTGATGTTCAGGCGAAGCACACGTCGGAGGAGGCTTTAGAGAAATGGAGGAAGCTTGTTGGGGTGGTGAAGAACCCAAAGCGGCGATTCCGCTTCACTGCCAATCTCTCCAAGAGATACGAGGCTGCTGCCATGCGTCGCAGCAATCAG GAGAAGCTGAGGATTGCCGTTCTGGTTTCCAAAGCTGCATTTCAGTTTATACAAG GTGTGTCGCCAAGTGACTATACGGTACCAGAGGACGTCAAGGATGCAGGATACCAGATTTGTGCTGATGAATTAGGATCCATAGTTGAAGGTCACGACGTGAAGAAGTTGAAATTTCATGGTGGGGTGGAGGGTATTGGGAAAAAACTATCCACATCCACTGAAAAAGGTCTAACTATCGATGGTGATATTGTCCGCAGGCAAGAGATTTTTGGAATTAATAAATTTGCTGAAAGTGAACTTAGGAGTTTCTGGGTATATGTCTGGGAAGCCCTGCAAGACATGACACTTATGATTCTGGGTGTTTGTGCTTTGGTGTCTTTGTTAGTTGGCATAGCAATGGAAGGATGGCCTAAGGGAGCCCATGATGGTCTTGGCATTGTTGCTAGCATattgttggttgtgtttgtGACAGCAACAAGTGACTATCGCCAGTCTTTGCAGTTCAGGGATCTggacaaggagaaaaagaagattaCTGTCCAGGTTACAAGAAACGGATTTAGGCAGAAATTATCCATTTATGATTTGCTTCCGGGTGATATTGTGCATCTTGCAATTGGGGACCAAGTCCCTGCTGATGGACTTTTCGTTTCGGGATTTTCTGTGTTGATTGATGAATCCAGTTTGACTGGGGAGAGCGAACCAGTAATGGTAAGTGCTGAAAACCCGTTCATGCTTTCTGGAACTAAGATACAAGATGGATCATGCAAAATGCTGGTTGCAACTGTTGGAATGAGAACTCAGTGGGGTAAACTAATGGCAACTCTTAGTGAAGGGGGAGATGATGAAACCCCATTGCAGGTGAAGTTGAATGGGGTGGCCACCATTATTGGAAAGATAGGCCTTTTCTTTGCTGTTGTTACTTTTGCAGTCTTGGTGCAAAGTCTATTTAGCAGAAAATGGCAAGAAGGAAGCCACTTTAGTTGGTCTGGAGATGAAGcgttggagattttggaatcctTTGCTGTCGCAGTGACAATTGTTGTTGTTGCAGTTCCAGAGGGGCTACCATTGGCTGTGACATTGAGCCTTGCCTTTgccatgaagaagatgatgaatgaTAAGGCATTGGTCCGCCATCTCGCAGCTTGTGAGACAATGGGGTCAGCCACGACTATTTGCAGTGACAAAACTGGAACACTAACTACAAATCACATGACTGTTGTGAAAGCTTGCATTTCTATGAATGTTCAGGAAGTGAGCAAGTCTTCTAGCTTGTCCTCTGAAATCCCTGATTCCGCTATAAAGCTTTTTATTCAGTCAATATTTAACAACACTGGGGGTGAAGTTGTTGTTAACAAAGATGGCAAACATGAGATACTGGGAACACCCACCGAGACGGCTTTGTTAGAGTTTGCCTTATCTCTTGGTGGAGATTTCCATGCAGAGCGAAAAGCATCCAAACTTGTTAAAGTTGAGCCTTTCAACTCTACAAAGAAACGGATGGGAGTAGTGCTGGAGCTTCCTGGGGGTGGTTTGCGTGCCCACACCAAGGGGGCTTCAGAAATAGTTCTGGCTGGCTGTGATAAGGCGATCAATTCAAATGGTGAAGTTGTTCCCCTTGATGAAACATCCATTAATTATCTGAATGTTACAATTAATGAATTTGCTAATGAGACTCTTCGAACTCTTTGCCTGGCATACATGGAACTGGAAAACGGATTCTTGCCAGAGAATTCTCTGCCAACTTCTGGGTACACCTGTATTGGGATTGTGGGTATTAAAGATCCTGTCCGTCCTGGGGTCAAGGAGTCTGTTGCTGTATGTCATTCAGCTGGTATCACTGTCCGGATGGTTACAGGAGACAATATAAATACTGCAAAGGCCATAGCCAGGGAATGTGGGATTCTCACAAATGATGGCATAGCCATTGAAGGACCAGATTTTCGAGAGAAAAGTCAGGAGGAGTTGCTTGACCTGATTCCAAAAATTCAG GTAATGGCCCGATCTTCACCTCTTGACAAACATATGCTGGTAAAACAGCTGCGGACTACCTTTGAGGAAGTTGTGGCAGTGACTGGTGATGGAACAAATGATGCCCCGGCACTGCATGAAGCAGATATTGGTCTAGCTATGGGAATTGCAGGAACTGAG GTGGCTAAAGAAAGTGCAGATGTTGTAATTTTGGATGATAACTTCTCCACAATTGTCACAGTGGCCAAATGGGGACGTtcagtttacataaatattcaaaagtttgtaCAGTTCCAGCTGACTGTTAATGTGGTTGCTTTAATTGTTAACTTCTCTTCTGCTTGTTTGACAG GCAATGCTCCCCTTACCGCTGTTCAGCTATTATGGGTCAATATGATTATGGATACACTGGGAGCACTTGCACTTGCAACTGAGCCTCCAAATGATGAATTAATGAAGCGTACACCAGTTGGCAGGAAAGGAAACTTTATCAGTAATGTCATGTGGAGAAATATCTTGGGTCAATCTTTATATCAATTTATTGTAATATGGCAACTCCAAGCAAAAGGAAAAGCGCTATTCAATCTGGATGGACCAGATGCTGATCTGAACCTAAATACTCTCATATTCAACTCATTTGTCTTTTGTCAG ATTTTCAATGAGATAAGCTCGCGCGAGATGGAGGAAATTGATGTTTTCAAAGGCATACTAGATAACTATGTCTTTGTCACCGTCCTCTCTTGCACATTTTTCTTCCAGATCATAATCGTGGAGTTCCTGGGTACATTTGCAAATACAATGCCTCTCACATTTTCACAGTGGTTCCTTAGCATGTTCATCGGATTTTTAGGCATGCCAATTGCCGCTGGACTGAAGATGATACCCGTGTAA
- the LOC120001204 gene encoding mitochondrial outer membrane protein porin 2-like — translation MITFLFTLRSSYVHHLDQLKKTPAVGEITPRFSTNENIFTVGGSYAVDPLTVVKAKLNNHGKLRDLLQHEVIPKSIVAISSESDTRALDKNPRLGVALALKP, via the coding sequence ATGATAACCTTCTTGTTCACACTTAGAAGCTCTTATGTGCATCATCTGGATCAGTTGAAGAAGACTCCTGCCGTTGGTGAAATCACCCCAAGGTTTTCCACTAATGAGAACATTTTTACAGTCGGAGGCTCATATGCTGTTGATCCCCTGACAGTGGTGAAAGCTAAGCTCAATAACCATGGGAAACTTAGGGACCTGCTGCAGCATGAGGTTATACCCAAGTCAATTGTGGCAATCTCTAGTGAATCTGACACCAGGGCCTTGGACAAAAATCCCAGGCTCGGCGTGGCTCTGGCCCTTAAGCCCTGA
- the LOC120001361 gene encoding cyclin-D5-1-like, whose protein sequence is MEWLDDSLSLSSLLCHENDEVCFNRQEDETDYMSYPGCFSLGGADDEEYIEGLIRREDAQFDSKCHLSSSHDCATTAGQSWLKCARLESIEWILNTRAIFGFHFNTVYLSVNFFDRFLSKRAIDDRKSWAFRLLSIACLSLAVKMEEYKVPALSEFPVEDYYFESKSIQRMELLVLNTLEWKMGLITPFAYLHYLIHKIGGESKRKVVSGAVELIVEMIKEINLIDHRPSVIAVAAIFAASDNQLSQKSLEHKMTKLSLFSSLENEHIFSCYTLMLEIDMRKSKTPISVISPLVSSMHSMSTDAAENTFTSRTGIKRCLTFSSSDQGCPVKKIHRQ, encoded by the exons ATGGAGTGGTTGGACGATTCATTGTCTCTCTCTAGCCTCTTGTGTCACGAAAATGACGAAGTTTGTTTTAATAGACAGGAAGATGAGACCGATTACATGAGCTATCCGGGTTGTTTTTCCTTAGGGGGTGCAGATGACGAGGAGTATATAGAAGGGTTGATTCGAAGAGAAGATGCCCAATTTGATTCCAAATGCCATCTATCATCCTCTCACGATTGCGCAACCACCGCTGGCCAGAGCTGGCTCAAATGTGCGCGATTGGAATCCATTGAATGGATTTTAAAT ACAAGAGCAATATTTGGATTCCATTTCAATACAGTTTATCTTTCTGTGAATTTCTTCGATCGATTCCTTTCAAAGCGAGCCATTGAT GATCGAAAATCGTGGGCTTTTCGATTGCTATCGATAGCTTGCTTATCGTTGGCAGTGAAGATGGAGGAGTATAAAGTACCAGCCCTATCAGAGTTTCCAGTTGAAGATTATTACTTTGAGAGTAAATCAATACAGAGGATGGAGTTGTTGGTGTTGAATACTTTAGAGTGGAAAATGGGTTTGATCACTCCTTTCGCTTACCTACATTACCTGATTCACAAAATTGGCGGTGAATCTAAACGAAAAGTAGTGTCTGGAGCTGTGGAACTTATTGTGGAGATGATCAAAG aaattaatttgattgatCATAGGCCTTCTGTCATCGCTGTCGCTGCAATATTCGCTGCATCTGATAATCAATTATCGCAGAAAAGTTTGGAGCACAAGATGACCAAATTGTCTTTGTTCAGTTCACTAGAAAAT GAACATATATTTTCCTGTTATACTTTAATGCTAGAGATAGATATGAGAAAATCTAAGACACCCATTTCTGTGATTTCGCCACTTGTATCATCAATGCATTCTATGTCAACCGATGCTGCTGAGAATACTTTTACATCCAGAACTGGCATAAAGAGGTGTCTAACTTTCAGTAGCTCTGATCAAGGTTGTCCGGTAAAGAAAATCCATCGGCAATAG
- the LOC120000264 gene encoding calcium-transporting ATPase 2, plasma membrane-type-like isoform X1, translating to MESFNLENFDVQAKHTSEEALEKWRKLVGVVKNPKRRFRFTANLSKRYEAAAMRRSNQEKLRIAVLVSKAAFQFIQGKDIRNYVDNPIFLSSCLTFYLQTFVSGVSPSDYTVPEDVKDAGYQICADELGSIVEGHDVKKLKFHGGVEGIGKKLSTSTEKGLTIDGDIVRRQEIFGINKFAESELRSFWVYVWEALQDMTLMILGVCALVSLLVGIAMEGWPKGAHDGLGIVASILLVVFVTATSDYRQSLQFRDLDKEKKKITVQVTRNGFRQKLSIYDLLPGDIVHLAIGDQVPADGLFVSGFSVLIDESSLTGESEPVMVSAENPFMLSGTKIQDGSCKMLVATVGMRTQWGKLMATLSEGGDDETPLQVKLNGVATIIGKIGLFFAVVTFAVLVQSLFSRKWQEGSHFSWSGDEALEILESFAVAVTIVVVAVPEGLPLAVTLSLAFAMKKMMNDKALVRHLAACETMGSATTICSDKTGTLTTNHMTVVKACISMNVQEVSKSSSLSSEIPDSAIKLFIQSIFNNTGGEVVVNKDGKHEILGTPTETALLEFALSLGGDFHAERKASKLVKVEPFNSTKKRMGVVLELPGGGLRAHTKGASEIVLAGCDKAINSNGEVVPLDETSINYLNVTINEFANETLRTLCLAYMELENGFLPENSLPTSGYTCIGIVGIKDPVRPGVKESVAVCHSAGITVRMVTGDNINTAKAIARECGILTNDGIAIEGPDFREKSQEELLDLIPKIQVMARSSPLDKHMLVKQLRTTFEEVVAVTGDGTNDAPALHEADIGLAMGIAGTEVAKESADVVILDDNFSTIVTVAKWGRSVYINIQKFVQFQLTVNVVALIVNFSSACLTGNAPLTAVQLLWVNMIMDTLGALALATEPPNDELMKRTPVGRKGNFISNVMWRNILGQSLYQFIVIWQLQAKGKALFNLDGPDADLNLNTLIFNSFVFCQIFNEISSREMEEIDVFKGILDNYVFVTVLSCTFFFQIIIVEFLGTFANTMPLTFSQWFLSMFIGFLGMPIAAGLKMIPV from the exons ATGGAGAGTTTCAATTTGGAGAACTTTGATGTTCAGGCGAAGCACACGTCGGAGGAGGCTTTAGAGAAATGGAGGAAGCTTGTTGGGGTGGTGAAGAACCCAAAGCGGCGATTCCGCTTCACTGCCAATCTCTCCAAGAGATACGAGGCTGCTGCCATGCGTCGCAGCAATCAG GAGAAGCTGAGGATTGCCGTTCTGGTTTCCAAAGCTGCATTTCAGTTTATACAAGGTAAGGATATACGGAATTATGTAGATAATCCGATTTTCTTAAGCTCTTGCTTAACATTTTACTTACAAACGTTTGTCTCAGGTGTGTCGCCAAGTGACTATACGGTACCAGAGGACGTCAAGGATGCAGGATACCAGATTTGTGCTGATGAATTAGGATCCATAGTTGAAGGTCACGACGTGAAGAAGTTGAAATTTCATGGTGGGGTGGAGGGTATTGGGAAAAAACTATCCACATCCACTGAAAAAGGTCTAACTATCGATGGTGATATTGTCCGCAGGCAAGAGATTTTTGGAATTAATAAATTTGCTGAAAGTGAACTTAGGAGTTTCTGGGTATATGTCTGGGAAGCCCTGCAAGACATGACACTTATGATTCTGGGTGTTTGTGCTTTGGTGTCTTTGTTAGTTGGCATAGCAATGGAAGGATGGCCTAAGGGAGCCCATGATGGTCTTGGCATTGTTGCTAGCATattgttggttgtgtttgtGACAGCAACAAGTGACTATCGCCAGTCTTTGCAGTTCAGGGATCTggacaaggagaaaaagaagattaCTGTCCAGGTTACAAGAAACGGATTTAGGCAGAAATTATCCATTTATGATTTGCTTCCGGGTGATATTGTGCATCTTGCAATTGGGGACCAAGTCCCTGCTGATGGACTTTTCGTTTCGGGATTTTCTGTGTTGATTGATGAATCCAGTTTGACTGGGGAGAGCGAACCAGTAATGGTAAGTGCTGAAAACCCGTTCATGCTTTCTGGAACTAAGATACAAGATGGATCATGCAAAATGCTGGTTGCAACTGTTGGAATGAGAACTCAGTGGGGTAAACTAATGGCAACTCTTAGTGAAGGGGGAGATGATGAAACCCCATTGCAGGTGAAGTTGAATGGGGTGGCCACCATTATTGGAAAGATAGGCCTTTTCTTTGCTGTTGTTACTTTTGCAGTCTTGGTGCAAAGTCTATTTAGCAGAAAATGGCAAGAAGGAAGCCACTTTAGTTGGTCTGGAGATGAAGcgttggagattttggaatcctTTGCTGTCGCAGTGACAATTGTTGTTGTTGCAGTTCCAGAGGGGCTACCATTGGCTGTGACATTGAGCCTTGCCTTTgccatgaagaagatgatgaatgaTAAGGCATTGGTCCGCCATCTCGCAGCTTGTGAGACAATGGGGTCAGCCACGACTATTTGCAGTGACAAAACTGGAACACTAACTACAAATCACATGACTGTTGTGAAAGCTTGCATTTCTATGAATGTTCAGGAAGTGAGCAAGTCTTCTAGCTTGTCCTCTGAAATCCCTGATTCCGCTATAAAGCTTTTTATTCAGTCAATATTTAACAACACTGGGGGTGAAGTTGTTGTTAACAAAGATGGCAAACATGAGATACTGGGAACACCCACCGAGACGGCTTTGTTAGAGTTTGCCTTATCTCTTGGTGGAGATTTCCATGCAGAGCGAAAAGCATCCAAACTTGTTAAAGTTGAGCCTTTCAACTCTACAAAGAAACGGATGGGAGTAGTGCTGGAGCTTCCTGGGGGTGGTTTGCGTGCCCACACCAAGGGGGCTTCAGAAATAGTTCTGGCTGGCTGTGATAAGGCGATCAATTCAAATGGTGAAGTTGTTCCCCTTGATGAAACATCCATTAATTATCTGAATGTTACAATTAATGAATTTGCTAATGAGACTCTTCGAACTCTTTGCCTGGCATACATGGAACTGGAAAACGGATTCTTGCCAGAGAATTCTCTGCCAACTTCTGGGTACACCTGTATTGGGATTGTGGGTATTAAAGATCCTGTCCGTCCTGGGGTCAAGGAGTCTGTTGCTGTATGTCATTCAGCTGGTATCACTGTCCGGATGGTTACAGGAGACAATATAAATACTGCAAAGGCCATAGCCAGGGAATGTGGGATTCTCACAAATGATGGCATAGCCATTGAAGGACCAGATTTTCGAGAGAAAAGTCAGGAGGAGTTGCTTGACCTGATTCCAAAAATTCAG GTAATGGCCCGATCTTCACCTCTTGACAAACATATGCTGGTAAAACAGCTGCGGACTACCTTTGAGGAAGTTGTGGCAGTGACTGGTGATGGAACAAATGATGCCCCGGCACTGCATGAAGCAGATATTGGTCTAGCTATGGGAATTGCAGGAACTGAG GTGGCTAAAGAAAGTGCAGATGTTGTAATTTTGGATGATAACTTCTCCACAATTGTCACAGTGGCCAAATGGGGACGTtcagtttacataaatattcaaaagtttgtaCAGTTCCAGCTGACTGTTAATGTGGTTGCTTTAATTGTTAACTTCTCTTCTGCTTGTTTGACAG GCAATGCTCCCCTTACCGCTGTTCAGCTATTATGGGTCAATATGATTATGGATACACTGGGAGCACTTGCACTTGCAACTGAGCCTCCAAATGATGAATTAATGAAGCGTACACCAGTTGGCAGGAAAGGAAACTTTATCAGTAATGTCATGTGGAGAAATATCTTGGGTCAATCTTTATATCAATTTATTGTAATATGGCAACTCCAAGCAAAAGGAAAAGCGCTATTCAATCTGGATGGACCAGATGCTGATCTGAACCTAAATACTCTCATATTCAACTCATTTGTCTTTTGTCAG ATTTTCAATGAGATAAGCTCGCGCGAGATGGAGGAAATTGATGTTTTCAAAGGCATACTAGATAACTATGTCTTTGTCACCGTCCTCTCTTGCACATTTTTCTTCCAGATCATAATCGTGGAGTTCCTGGGTACATTTGCAAATACAATGCCTCTCACATTTTCACAGTGGTTCCTTAGCATGTTCATCGGATTTTTAGGCATGCCAATTGCCGCTGGACTGAAGATGATACCCGTGTAA
- the LOC119996515 gene encoding DELLA protein 1-like gives MLGICSFIETETQVMLSHNLCDDSISTGIDEIVAEAKKVHIIDLGIKCGVQWTILMQALASRHECPLELLKIIFVGFTSSHTEVQGKRLMGFAQTMNLPFSFKVVIISDILDLKEDQFELDTEETVSIYSEFFIFNLIAQPDRLDYLMGVIRNMNPCIMVVIEVEANINSPAFVSRFVEGIRSAAVADGNEWRAHHIKIDIWRAFFSRFRMEEKDLSISMSSLYRLRLLLPNVLNTAMIRSLSPIPIFLFQNRPSLRRISKSSEEELIFVRRLSASFLRAHSVSSNFSLCGGDMINFIDFSLVFGMLEIKN, from the exons ATGTTGGGAATATGCTCTTTTATTGAAACAGAGACCCAAGTAATGCTCAGTCATAATCTATGTGATGATTCCATATCCACTGGAATTG aTGAAATCGTGGCTGAGGCAAAGAAAGTTCACATAATTGATCTTGGCATCAAATGTGGAGTGCAATGGACAATTCTGATGCAAGCTCTCGCATCACGACATGAATGCCCTCTGGAGCTTCTCAAGATAATTTTCGTGGGATTTACTTCAAGTCATACTGAGGTTCAAGGTAAAAGGTTAATGGGTTTTGCCCAAACCATGAACTTACCATTCTCTTTTAAGGTTGTCATAATATCAGACATTCTTGACCTCAAAGAAGATCAATTTGAGCTTGATACTGAAGAAACAGTTTCTATCTACTCcgagtttttcatttttaacctGATTGCACAGCCGGATCGTCTGGACTATTTGATGGGAGTAATCAGAAACATGAATCCATGTATAATGGTGGTCATTGAAGTTGAGGCAAATATAAACTCACCAGCATTTGTGAGCCGCTTTGTTGAAG GAATCAGGAGTGCTGCGGTGGCTGATGGAAATGAATGGAGAGCCCACCATATAAAGATTGACATATGGAGGGCTTTCTTTTCCCGTTTTAGGATGGAGGAGAAAGATCTTAGTATTAGTATGTCTTCCTT GTACCGCCTCCGCCTTCTCCTACCAAACGTATTAAACACTGCGATGATCAGATCCTTGTCGCCAATTCCGATTTTCTTGTTTCAAAATCGTCCCTCCTTGCGTCGAATTTCAAAATCTTCTGAAGAAGAACTGATTTTCGTTCGTCGATTGTCTGCGAGTTTCTTAAG AGCGCATTCTGTCTCTTCTAATTTTTCGTTGTGTGGGGGAGATATGATCAATTTTATTGA CTTCAGTTTGGTTTTTGGCATGTTAGAGATCAAAAACTGA